In the Argonema galeatum A003/A1 genome, one interval contains:
- a CDS encoding HEAT repeat domain-containing protein gives MYDDDDLTLLDPEIDLESPLDRLEPLEAESEAAKPDPEAMLALLTAHETQQRMIATRAFCELQDERAIPHLIRLLTDVCPLVRVSAAYALGRNPSRDAVEPLIAQLNRDWNGYVRKGIVWALGNCRSSRSLPPLIDALKTDISAVRLWAASGLAQMADVSYEAVVAAVPPLIEALIQDRVAAVRSNCAWAIGQLCRELPSNIVYAGAIDGLIMALEEDRDMGVREDAKASLLRVGDPRGLQVIEALEQEG, from the coding sequence ATGTATGACGATGACGACCTGACCCTACTCGATCCGGAAATTGACCTAGAAAGTCCCTTGGATCGGCTAGAACCGCTGGAAGCAGAATCAGAGGCTGCCAAGCCAGATCCAGAGGCAATGCTGGCGCTGCTGACGGCGCACGAAACGCAGCAACGCATGATAGCGACGCGGGCTTTCTGCGAACTTCAGGACGAACGGGCTATACCCCATTTGATTCGCCTCCTGACAGATGTCTGTCCGTTAGTGCGGGTAAGTGCAGCTTATGCGTTGGGACGAAATCCCAGCCGAGATGCCGTTGAGCCGTTGATCGCCCAGCTGAATCGCGATTGGAATGGCTATGTTCGTAAAGGTATCGTTTGGGCTTTGGGAAATTGCCGCTCTAGCCGTTCTTTGCCACCATTGATAGATGCCCTGAAAACCGATATTTCTGCGGTGCGTTTGTGGGCCGCTAGTGGGTTGGCACAAATGGCTGATGTAAGCTATGAGGCAGTAGTAGCCGCCGTTCCGCCGCTGATTGAAGCCTTAATCCAAGATCGGGTAGCCGCAGTGCGAAGTAACTGTGCTTGGGCTATAGGACAACTCTGCCGCGAATTGCCCTCCAATATTGTCTACGCTGGTGCGATCGACGGTCTAATCATGGCTTTAGAAGAAGATAGAGATATGGGAGTCAGAGAAGACGCCAAAGCCTCTCTGCTGAGAGTTGGCGACCCTCGCGGACTGCAAGTGATTGAAGCCTTGGAACAAGAAGGGTAG
- the sipA gene encoding regulatory protein SipA, with product MTKEFTVGEKVRVVAMPPYIKTAEPMPMLRPPNLIHLGEEGVVIDRRPGGYWGVRFARGAFLMDSQYIEAVGNLRETSEKDD from the coding sequence ATGACTAAAGAATTTACAGTTGGCGAAAAAGTCCGAGTGGTAGCAATGCCACCTTACATCAAAACAGCCGAACCAATGCCAATGCTGCGTCCGCCAAACTTAATTCACCTTGGCGAAGAAGGAGTGGTGATCGATCGGCGTCCCGGCGGTTATTGGGGTGTCCGCTTTGCTAGGGGAGCATTCCTGATGGATAGCCAGTATATTGAAGCTGTGGGGAACCTTCGTGAAACCTCAGAAAAAGACGACTAA
- a CDS encoding CbiX/SirB N-terminal domain-containing protein — translation MPTVNSFSPASESHSESFELPPLPLQRPLLMIGHGTRDDEGRQTFLDFANAYQALDTSRPVVPCFLELTGPTIQEGVDRCVEQGYTELSALPVLLFAARHNKFDITNELDRAKLRHPQLKFHYGRHFGITPGILELWRSRLAELDRPDRNREDTALLFVGRGSSDPDANGDVYKLARILWEGSGYLTVETCFIGITHPRLEEGFRRARLYQPKQIIVLPYFLFTGILVKKIFDVTAQQQEQYPHISMTCLPEMGLHPQLFRVLREREIETQLGQVQMNCEMCKFRLAFVGNGNGHSHSPDHFHQGHEHHNHQNSHDNYAHTHTHDHEESDDNLHSSTHGHNHHHKGSANHSHAAVDPYANLEQYHQKIWQAP, via the coding sequence GTCACGGCACCAGAGATGATGAGGGAAGGCAAACTTTCCTAGATTTTGCCAATGCTTATCAAGCTTTAGACACTTCCCGCCCTGTCGTACCCTGCTTTCTGGAACTCACCGGCCCTACAATTCAAGAGGGAGTAGATAGGTGTGTGGAACAAGGCTATACTGAACTGTCAGCGCTGCCAGTGTTGTTATTTGCGGCTCGACACAATAAGTTTGACATTACTAACGAGTTAGACCGGGCAAAGCTTCGGCATCCCCAGCTAAAGTTTCACTACGGGCGTCATTTTGGGATTACCCCTGGTATTTTGGAATTGTGGCGATCGCGTCTTGCCGAACTCGATCGGCCCGATCGCAACAGAGAGGACACCGCCCTGCTGTTTGTCGGTCGCGGTTCTAGCGACCCCGATGCTAACGGCGATGTGTACAAACTCGCCCGCATATTGTGGGAAGGCAGCGGTTATCTCACCGTTGAAACCTGCTTCATTGGCATTACTCACCCCCGTTTGGAAGAAGGTTTCCGTCGCGCCAGACTCTACCAACCCAAACAAATTATTGTTTTACCCTACTTCCTTTTCACAGGAATCCTAGTTAAAAAGATTTTTGATGTCACCGCCCAACAGCAAGAACAATATCCCCATATTTCGATGACTTGTTTACCGGAAATGGGACTTCACCCCCAGCTTTTCCGAGTATTGCGGGAGAGGGAAATTGAAACTCAGCTAGGTCAAGTGCAGATGAACTGCGAGATGTGCAAATTTCGTCTAGCATTTGTGGGAAATGGTAACGGGCACAGTCATAGCCCCGATCATTTCCATCAGGGACACGAACACCACAATCACCAAAACTCCCACGATAATTACGCTCATACTCACACTCACGACCATGAGGAGAGTGATGATAATTTGCACTCTAGCACTCACGGACACAATCATCACCACAAGGGCAGTGCAAACCATTCCCATGCAGCTGTTGACCCTTATGCCAATTTAGAACAATATCATCAAAAAATTTGGCAAGCGCCCTAA
- a CDS encoding transposase-like zinc-binding domain-containing protein has product MTDYLEPYRQMVRGIRFAPPQGQHERFNRLVHQPLPVPPVHDSHTAEVARRSFVALDPGPTPDPSEHAAALVRGAVSKHTVLPVTYSIQENVGDRISRLATPKQAAPLIIAPKIPAPDPNWTPPPPPAIQHLVIATPAPTEVPVASEPVLPQIETPVDLNQIPTIVVETEDLSTQEPESIDSNQIPTIVVETEDLFTQEPESIDSNQIPTIVVEFEDLSTQEPESIDLNQIPTIVVEFEDLSFQEPESLDSNQIPTTGGQIEDLSPQEIQPLDLSQATATVENETVIAEKETPVDLNQIQTVVQTEEVANQENQPLQDSQIETNFVENEEVVAEESQSIEVSQVSPTIESELAAETEKNTATVESESAISEPEIAAELSQTATTAVETEEVATEDNQPLELSQTLTTDESESAVSQLEPLPIVESKKSKTEKLQITCPKCNSGDVRKNGRQKDRQKYLCKDCGRQFLSAGSVEEKVNLQTEVESEAKPADEVFTSKPKSSKGKLKKQSKGFGRNKR; this is encoded by the coding sequence GTGACAGATTACTTAGAACCCTATCGGCAGATGGTTCGTGGGATTCGATTCGCTCCCCCGCAGGGGCAACATGAGCGATTCAATCGATTGGTGCATCAGCCGCTTCCAGTACCGCCGGTGCATGATTCGCATACAGCAGAGGTTGCACGGAGATCTTTTGTTGCACTCGATCCGGGGCCTACTCCCGATCCGTCGGAACACGCGGCGGCGCTAGTTCGTGGAGCGGTTTCTAAGCATACCGTCTTGCCAGTCACCTACAGCATTCAGGAGAATGTAGGCGATCGCATCAGCCGCTTAGCCACACCCAAACAGGCCGCACCGCTAATTATAGCGCCTAAAATTCCCGCACCAGATCCCAACTGGACGCCCCCGCCTCCCCCTGCTATCCAGCATTTAGTCATCGCCACACCAGCGCCGACTGAAGTACCAGTTGCAAGTGAGCCTGTTCTCCCTCAGATAGAAACGCCAGTAGACTTAAATCAAATCCCCACAATTGTTGTAGAAACTGAGGATTTATCTACCCAAGAACCTGAGTCAATCGACTCAAATCAAATCCCCACAATTGTTGTAGAAACTGAGGATTTATTTACCCAAGAACCTGAGTCAATCGACTCAAATCAAATCCCCACAATTGTTGTGGAATTTGAGGATTTATCTACCCAAGAACCTGAGTCAATCGACTTAAATCAAATCCCTACAATTGTTGTAGAATTTGAGGATTTATCTTTTCAAGAACCTGAGTCGCTCGACTCAAATCAAATTCCGACAACTGGTGGACAAATTGAGGATTTATCTCCTCAAGAGATTCAGCCATTAGATTTAAGTCAAGCTACCGCAACTGTTGAGAATGAGACTGTTATCGCTGAGAAAGAGACACCAGTAGATTTAAATCAAATTCAGACAGTAGTTCAAACTGAAGAGGTAGCCAATCAAGAAAATCAGCCGCTCCAAGACAGTCAAATTGAAACCAATTTTGTTGAAAATGAGGAGGTAGTTGCAGAAGAAAGTCAGTCAATAGAGGTAAGTCAAGTTTCCCCAACTATCGAAAGCGAGTTAGCGGCTGAGACAGAAAAAAATACCGCCACAGTTGAAAGTGAATCTGCTATTTCTGAACCAGAGATAGCCGCCGAGTTAAGTCAAACGGCTACAACTGCTGTCGAAACTGAGGAAGTAGCTACAGAAGATAATCAGCCACTGGAGTTAAGTCAAACTCTCACAACTGATGAGTCGGAATCGGCTGTTTCTCAACTGGAACCATTACCAATAGTAGAAAGCAAAAAATCAAAAACTGAGAAGCTTCAGATTACCTGTCCCAAATGTAACTCTGGTGATGTCCGCAAGAATGGCCGTCAAAAGGACAGGCAAAAATACCTTTGCAAAGATTGCGGTAGACAATTTCTCTCGGCTGGTTCTGTTGAAGAAAAGGTTAATCTCCAAACTGAGGTAGAGTCAGAAGCAAAGCCTGCTGATGAAGTTTTCACCAGTAAACCAAAAAGTTCTAAGGGCAAACTTAAGAAACAGTCCAAAGGATTTGGCCGTAACAAGAGATAA